The Athene noctua chromosome 15, bAthNoc1.hap1.1, whole genome shotgun sequence genome contains a region encoding:
- the BHLHA15 gene encoding class A basic helix-loop-helix protein 15 encodes MKTKTKRKKQRHTADKEAFSEEPAMRKKELVKCLRHKERRNGGNKESSKVTPARAKHPWSNKDRHLRRLESNERERQRMHKLNNAFQALREVIPHVRAENKLSKIETLTLAKNYIKSLTSIILNMSNGHFPAAEGMGGAWGSKMYQHYQQQHGDDDHEEHLQKYST; translated from the coding sequence ATGAAGACTAAAACCAAACGAAAGAAGCAAAGGCATACTGCTGACAAAGAAGCATTTTCTGAGGAGCCAGCaatgagaaagaaagaactgGTGAAATGTTTGCGTCACAAGGAAAGGAGGAATGGGGGAAACAAGGAGAGCAGCAAGGTCACCCCAGCCAGAGCCAAGCATCCTTGGAGCAATAAGGACAGGCATTTGAGGAGACTGGAAAGCAATGAGCGGGAGAGGCAGAGAATGCACAAGCTCAACAACGCGTTCCAGGCATTGCGGGAGGTGATCCCTCATGTGAGAGCAGAGAATAAACTTTCCAAAATAGAGACTCTCACACTAGCCAAAAATTACATTAAATCCTTGACCTCCATTATACTCAATATGTCCAACGGACACtttccagcagcagaagggaTGGGGGGAGCCTGGGGGTCCAAGATGTACCAGCATTATCAACAGCAACATGGGGATGATGATCATGAGGAACATCTACAGAAGTATTCCACATAA